A single window of Inmirania thermothiophila DNA harbors:
- a CDS encoding alginate lyase family protein: MSTYLLNRIRLMHPGEVVLRALEQGRDLVEYLLLRDRLTPAIGEQPFRAPLRRCCTERLTAIWENNPWHGKTLLQLLAGRFAANGVLYDLPPEDPWNYCADRRRRLPRIMGRRYIFKRMYEEANMQFLGTLNRHYHLVHLAKAAALARLPAKCVLAQLEDWVRCNPYMVGINWADPLHTAIRVTNWCLIFCLLGMRRVPATLARSLHLQGVFIEKHLSFGSSAGNHLLGELWGLFFLGHCLPELPRAHRWRKLTLDRLPAEIERQFLDDGLHFERSLSYHRYVVEYLLLVLLAARHLGVPFPERAAERLHRAVAVLRTFVTSRGEVPAFGDHGHEITTDIHYLSFEHEDLFVSVLALGAAVFRDRTLLPQGWCGSQRLPWWLAEDDYAWLERVRPAPRQLHSQALRASGFFILADGRREEEATAAIVRCGPMGLRPLHAHAHADMLSFVLFHRGLAFLIDPGTYGYHFKGRRWREYFRSTAAHNTLQVRDWNQARSGGAMIWLDPVEGTLEAWADGPGDVVFQGRHEGWRKVRVIHHRRLHLEPRSVTLTVEDWLESEGPWPVRLHYHLHPEVELHELAQNRFVLERNGLALRLDLPSNAQVERWRGDDRVPAGWHSPLFGIRYPCWTVRASLEAAPGETLRTRIQPVECPR; the protein is encoded by the coding sequence GTGTCGACCTATCTGCTCAACCGCATCCGGCTGATGCATCCGGGCGAGGTGGTGCTGCGCGCGCTGGAGCAGGGCCGCGATCTTGTCGAGTACCTGCTGCTGCGAGACCGCCTCACCCCTGCGATCGGGGAGCAGCCCTTCCGCGCCCCCCTCCGGCGCTGCTGCACCGAGCGGCTGACAGCCATCTGGGAGAACAACCCATGGCATGGGAAGACCCTCCTGCAGCTGCTCGCCGGCCGCTTCGCGGCCAACGGCGTACTCTACGATCTCCCGCCCGAAGACCCCTGGAACTATTGCGCCGACCGCCGCCGTCGGCTGCCCCGAATCATGGGACGCCGGTACATATTCAAGAGGATGTACGAGGAGGCCAATATGCAGTTCCTCGGCACCCTCAACCGGCACTATCACCTCGTCCACCTCGCCAAGGCCGCAGCCCTTGCGCGGCTCCCGGCCAAGTGCGTGCTCGCCCAGCTTGAGGACTGGGTCCGGTGCAACCCCTACATGGTCGGCATCAACTGGGCGGACCCCCTGCACACCGCTATCCGCGTCACCAACTGGTGCTTGATCTTCTGCCTACTGGGGATGCGGCGCGTGCCGGCAACACTCGCTCGCTCTCTCCATCTTCAGGGCGTGTTTATCGAGAAGCACCTGTCCTTCGGCAGCAGCGCCGGCAACCATCTGCTGGGTGAGCTGTGGGGCCTGTTTTTCCTGGGACACTGCCTGCCTGAGCTGCCGCGGGCGCACCGCTGGCGCAAGCTCACCCTGGATCGGCTCCCAGCTGAAATTGAGCGGCAGTTTCTCGACGACGGCCTACACTTCGAGCGCAGCCTCTCCTATCACCGGTATGTCGTGGAATATCTGTTGCTCGTGCTGCTGGCCGCGCGCCACCTCGGCGTCCCGTTCCCGGAACGGGCAGCCGAACGTCTCCATCGAGCCGTAGCGGTTCTGCGAACCTTCGTCACCTCCCGTGGAGAGGTCCCTGCCTTCGGCGACCACGGCCACGAGATCACCACCGACATCCATTACCTCAGCTTTGAGCACGAGGATCTGTTCGTCTCCGTCCTCGCCCTCGGCGCGGCGGTCTTCCGGGATCGCACGCTGCTGCCGCAGGGCTGGTGCGGCAGCCAGCGCCTGCCCTGGTGGCTCGCGGAAGACGACTACGCCTGGCTCGAGCGCGTCCGGCCAGCACCACGGCAGCTCCACTCTCAGGCCCTGCGTGCGAGCGGGTTCTTCATCCTCGCCGACGGCCGCCGCGAGGAAGAGGCGACGGCGGCAATCGTACGCTGCGGCCCCATGGGGCTCCGACCGCTGCACGCCCATGCCCATGCCGACATGCTCTCCTTCGTGCTCTTCCACCGCGGCCTGGCCTTCCTAATCGACCCCGGCACCTACGGCTACCACTTCAAGGGCCGGCGGTGGCGCGAGTACTTCCGAAGCACCGCCGCACACAACACGCTCCAGGTCCGCGACTGGAACCAGGCCCGCAGCGGAGGCGCAATGATCTGGCTCGATCCAGTCGAAGGCACGCTGGAGGCGTGGGCCGATGGGCCCGGAGATGTGGTGTTCCAAGGCCGCCACGAGGGCTGGCGCAAGGTGCGTGTCATCCATCACAGGCGGCTGCACCTCGAACCCAGGTCGGTCACGCTGACCGTGGAGGACTGGCTCGAGAGTGAGGGCCCGTGGCCCGTGCGACTCCACTACCATCTCCATCCGGAAGTCGAGCTGCACGAGCTGGCGCAGAACCGGTTCGTGCTGGAGCGCAACGGCTTGGCGCTGCGTCTGGACCTTCCGTCCAACGCCCAGGTGGAACGCTGGCGCGGCGATGACCGGGTACCGGCGGGCTGGCATTCGCCGCTGTTTGGCATCCGGTACCCGTGCTGGACAGTGCGCGCCTCGCTGGAGGCCGCGCCAGGGGAAACCCTGCGGACCCGGATCCAGCCCGTGGAGTGCCCCCGCTGA
- a CDS encoding peptidoglycan DD-metalloendopeptidase family protein: MHRTGRLLVSAAGASLAAALLVTGVSGAEGEAVHEAGPVVLPLALPAPSPVPAQPAAPQTPERPGTVLTVRGGDSLWSLLRRADVPAATITALARLPEAAPLKRLRPGERLELGLRDGELERLRYALDEARTLVVGRAADGALSAQVTEVPLEIRLARAQGTVRSSLYEAALAAGLSERLTLRLAEIFGWDIDFALDIREGDRFAVIYEQVYRDGGYLRDGDIVAAEFVNRGERFRAVRYTTPDGRTDYYDPAGRSLRKAFLRAPVDFRRITSRFQAERYHPVLGVRRPHRGVDYAAAIGTPIRATGDGRVEFAGWKGGYGKTVILRHGATYTTLYAHMSRIARGIRAGRRVRQGQVIGYVGRTGLATGPHLHYEFRVNGVHRNPLTVPLPQAEPLPAALRADFERVAAPLLAQLDLLERFAVALAER; encoded by the coding sequence ATGCACCGGACGGGGCGGCTGCTCGTGAGCGCGGCGGGCGCAAGCCTGGCCGCGGCGCTCCTCGTCACGGGGGTCTCCGGCGCCGAGGGCGAGGCGGTGCACGAGGCCGGCCCCGTGGTCCTGCCCCTGGCGCTGCCGGCACCCTCCCCGGTCCCCGCCCAGCCTGCGGCCCCGCAGACCCCGGAGCGGCCCGGCACGGTGCTCACGGTGCGCGGCGGCGACAGCCTCTGGTCGCTCCTTCGCCGCGCCGACGTGCCGGCGGCCACCATCACCGCCCTCGCCCGCCTGCCGGAGGCGGCGCCGCTGAAGCGGCTGCGCCCGGGCGAGCGCCTCGAGCTGGGCCTTCGCGACGGCGAGCTGGAGCGGCTTCGCTACGCCCTCGACGAGGCCCGCACGCTGGTGGTGGGCCGCGCCGCCGACGGCGCCCTCTCGGCGCAGGTGACGGAGGTCCCGCTCGAGATCCGGCTCGCCCGCGCCCAGGGGACGGTGCGCAGCTCCCTCTACGAGGCGGCGCTCGCGGCGGGCCTGAGCGAGCGGCTGACCCTGCGGCTGGCCGAGATCTTCGGCTGGGACATCGACTTCGCCCTCGACATCCGCGAGGGCGACCGCTTCGCGGTCATCTACGAGCAGGTCTACCGGGACGGGGGCTACCTGCGCGACGGCGACATCGTCGCCGCCGAGTTCGTCAACCGCGGCGAGCGCTTCCGCGCCGTGCGCTACACCACCCCCGACGGGCGCACCGACTACTACGACCCCGCCGGGCGGAGCCTGCGCAAGGCCTTCCTGCGGGCGCCGGTGGACTTCCGCCGCATCACCTCCCGCTTCCAGGCCGAGCGCTACCACCCGGTGCTCGGGGTGCGCCGCCCGCACCGCGGCGTCGACTATGCCGCGGCCATCGGCACCCCGATCCGCGCCACCGGGGACGGCCGCGTGGAGTTCGCAGGCTGGAAGGGGGGCTACGGCAAGACCGTGATCCTGCGCCACGGCGCCACCTACACCACCCTCTACGCCCACATGTCGCGCATCGCCCGCGGCATCCGCGCCGGGCGCCGCGTGCGCCAGGGCCAGGTCATCGGCTACGTGGGGCGCACAGGGCTCGCCACCGGCCCCCACCTGCACTACGAGTTCCGCGTCAACGGCGTGCACCGCAACCCCCTCACGGTGCCGCTGCCGCAGGCGGAGCCGCTGCCGGCCGCGCTGCGGGCGGACTTCGAGCGCGTCGCGGCCCCGCTGCTGGCGCAGCTCGACCTCCTCGAGCGCTTCGCGGTGGCCCTCGCCGAGCGCTGA
- a CDS encoding DUF6776 family protein, whose translation MAAPPRWEVRRRPGPGRYVVGALAAAALAGAALWIGCRGPGRAEAPGREAAGKQVDADEAALRRELEMRLAAAERAAQVDREAVARARERIRALQEEVAELREELAFYRGVVAPGDEDGGLGVRSFRVLAPRADGARPYRLILARAPRGEAEAVVGEARIGVSGRDGAGRRVLAPAALGPEATVRFRFRHFQELRGTLRLPDGFVPERVRIELVPAGRGAEGVTKELPWPAAEGG comes from the coding sequence GTGGCTGCGCCGCCGCGCTGGGAGGTCCGCCGCCGCCCCGGCCCCGGCCGCTACGTCGTCGGTGCGCTCGCGGCGGCGGCGCTGGCGGGGGCGGCGCTGTGGATCGGCTGCCGCGGGCCGGGGCGGGCCGAGGCGCCGGGGCGCGAGGCGGCGGGGAAGCAGGTCGATGCAGACGAGGCCGCGCTGCGGCGGGAGCTGGAGATGCGCCTTGCGGCGGCGGAGCGTGCGGCCCAGGTGGACCGTGAGGCGGTGGCGCGGGCGCGCGAGCGCATCCGGGCGCTGCAGGAGGAGGTGGCGGAGCTGCGGGAGGAGCTCGCCTTCTATCGCGGCGTGGTGGCCCCGGGCGACGAGGATGGCGGGCTTGGGGTGCGAAGCTTCCGGGTGCTGGCGCCGCGCGCGGACGGCGCCCGCCCCTACCGCTTGATCCTGGCGCGGGCGCCGCGGGGGGAGGCGGAGGCGGTGGTGGGCGAGGCCCGCATCGGCGTGAGCGGGCGGGACGGGGCGGGCCGGCGGGTGCTCGCGCCGGCGGCGCTGGGGCCGGAGGCGACGGTGCGTTTCCGCTTCCGCCACTTCCAGGAGCTTCGCGGCACCCTGCGCCTTCCGGACGGATTCGTGCCGGAGCGGGTGCGCATCGAGCTGGTGCCCGCGGGCCGGGGCGCCGAGGGGGTGACCAAGGAGCTGCCCTGGCCGGCGGCGGAGGGAGGCTAG
- a CDS encoding radical SAM protein: protein MTTQAAPITKRFDLNVGKRCNERCSFCYYLREIESGDTRDLTTEQIKAVLRVGRSRGKTRVDLTGGEPTIRRDLPEIIRYAREIGYETCCIITNGLVTAQKAKLAALVDAGLNDILVSLHAWDAATHDALVRVPGAHSKVLQTIENAIALGLRPRVNHVVNSHNHRDVEHLVELLSPYRLGALNFIVFNPTRDAVRAEEGLTATYSEIARYLRPALERGARHFDAVNVRHMPFCFLKGHEPRVKTMWQLQYERAEWDWCLDIIHKRGLLFMYAAATAGAILMWRHPRLWRSPSRLHDALQFARIRNDRMQPPPCRSCRLRFICDGIPRSYAREVGWTELKPYIEGPTITDPAHFIPGSEREEPPRPDDRVRLPDTPTLWLGLHRRRTGLTGNTRHSRTASSRPPAG from the coding sequence ATGACCACCCAAGCGGCTCCGATCACGAAGCGGTTTGACCTCAACGTCGGCAAGCGGTGCAACGAGCGCTGCTCGTTCTGCTATTACCTGCGCGAGATCGAGAGCGGCGACACCCGCGACCTCACCACGGAGCAGATCAAGGCCGTGCTCCGGGTGGGACGCAGTCGCGGCAAAACCCGAGTCGACCTCACCGGCGGTGAGCCCACCATCCGGCGCGACCTGCCCGAGATCATCCGCTATGCGCGCGAGATCGGCTACGAGACTTGCTGCATCATCACCAACGGGCTGGTCACTGCGCAGAAGGCGAAGCTTGCCGCGCTCGTCGACGCGGGGCTCAACGACATTCTCGTCTCCCTACACGCGTGGGATGCCGCCACTCACGATGCCCTGGTGCGCGTCCCAGGCGCCCACAGCAAGGTCCTCCAGACCATCGAAAACGCCATCGCGCTGGGCTTGCGCCCCCGGGTCAACCACGTGGTCAACAGCCATAATCACCGCGACGTGGAGCATCTCGTGGAGCTGCTCTCGCCTTATCGACTGGGCGCGCTGAACTTCATCGTCTTTAACCCCACACGCGATGCAGTCCGCGCCGAGGAAGGGCTCACCGCAACCTACAGTGAGATCGCCCGCTACCTGCGCCCCGCGCTCGAGCGCGGCGCCCGGCACTTCGACGCCGTCAACGTCCGCCACATGCCGTTCTGCTTCCTCAAAGGGCACGAGCCTCGGGTCAAAACCATGTGGCAGCTTCAATATGAGCGCGCGGAGTGGGACTGGTGCCTCGACATCATCCACAAGCGCGGGCTACTGTTCATGTATGCTGCGGCTACGGCGGGGGCCATTCTCATGTGGCGCCATCCACGCCTGTGGCGCTCACCGTCACGGCTCCACGACGCCCTGCAATTCGCCCGTATCCGGAATGACCGCATGCAGCCACCGCCATGCCGATCTTGCCGTCTGCGGTTCATCTGCGACGGGATCCCGCGCAGCTACGCGCGCGAGGTCGGCTGGACCGAACTCAAGCCGTACATCGAGGGGCCCACGATCACGGATCCCGCCCATTTCATCCCTGGTTCCGAGCGCGAGGAGCCGCCGCGCCCGGATGACCGCGTCCGGCTGCCTGACACACCGACCCTTTGGCTTGGGTTGCACCGCCGACGCACTGGGTTGACCGGAAATACCCGACACAGCCGCACGGCGTCATCCCGCCCGCCGGCGGGCTAG
- the argC gene encoding N-acetyl-gamma-glutamyl-phosphate reductase, whose product MIQVGVVGATGYTGVELLRLLARHPEVRLRTVTSRGEAGRAVAEVFPSLRGFVDLRYEAPETERLAACDLVFFATPNGTAMEMAPALLDAGVRVIDLAADFRLRDAAEWARWYGREHACPGLLAEAVYGLPEVARERIRTARLVANPGCYPTAVQLGFLPLLEAGVVDPAWLVADCKSGVSGAGRGARVDILLAEAADSMKAYAVAGHRHWPEIRQGLAAAAGGEVGLTFVPHLAPMIRGIHATLYARLTARDVDLQELYASRYAGEPFVDVMPAGSHPETRSVRGANVCRIAVHRPGGGDTVVVCAVIDNLVKGAAGQAVQNMNLMFGLDERAGLDQPALMP is encoded by the coding sequence GTGATCCAGGTGGGCGTCGTCGGGGCCACGGGCTATACGGGGGTGGAGCTTCTGCGGCTCCTTGCGCGCCACCCCGAGGTGCGGCTTCGGACCGTGACCTCGCGGGGCGAGGCGGGGCGGGCCGTGGCCGAGGTCTTCCCCAGCCTGCGCGGGTTCGTGGACCTGCGCTACGAGGCGCCGGAGACGGAGCGCCTTGCCGCCTGCGACCTGGTCTTCTTCGCCACCCCCAACGGCACCGCCATGGAGATGGCGCCGGCGCTGCTGGATGCGGGGGTGCGGGTCATCGACCTTGCCGCCGACTTCCGCCTGCGCGACGCCGCCGAGTGGGCGCGGTGGTACGGCCGCGAGCACGCCTGCCCCGGGCTGCTCGCCGAGGCCGTCTACGGTCTCCCGGAGGTGGCGCGCGAGCGCATCCGCACGGCACGCCTGGTGGCCAACCCGGGCTGCTACCCGACCGCGGTGCAGCTCGGCTTCCTGCCCCTGCTGGAGGCCGGGGTCGTGGACCCGGCCTGGCTCGTGGCCGACTGCAAGTCGGGGGTGAGCGGCGCCGGCCGCGGCGCGCGCGTGGACATCCTGCTCGCGGAGGCCGCCGACAGCATGAAGGCCTATGCCGTGGCCGGGCACAGGCACTGGCCCGAGATCCGCCAGGGGCTCGCGGCGGCGGCGGGCGGCGAGGTGGGGCTGACCTTCGTGCCGCATCTCGCGCCCATGATCCGGGGCATCCACGCCACCCTCTACGCGCGCCTGACCGCGCGCGACGTCGACCTCCAGGAGCTCTACGCATCCCGCTACGCCGGCGAGCCCTTCGTGGACGTGATGCCGGCGGGGTCGCACCCGGAGACGCGGAGCGTGCGCGGGGCCAATGTCTGCCGCATCGCCGTGCACCGCCCCGGGGGCGGCGACACGGTGGTGGTGTGCGCCGTCATCGACAACCTGGTCAAGGGCGCAGCGGGGCAGGCGGTGCAGAACATGAACCTCATGTTCGGGCTGGACGAGCGGGCGGGCCTCGACCAGCCGGCCCTCATGCCTTAG
- a CDS encoding lysylphosphatidylglycerol synthase transmembrane domain-containing protein, translating into MQTIQRLLQIAVATGLTAYLVGSIGPEALAQTLVSARAAPLAAAAVMTTTGFVLNGLSLWLLFFLAAERPPPARLYWRAFFTTCYYALFLPGRAGDFTIALLLRDVVPPAHSLVYVTLDKLITLLVMVLVGGGAVTLLLDPRVGVALITGGLLAFVAALWLATRRGLLAILLRYRRLRRPLARLVRVIKLIPHPESRRLLLGNLAVTLVRLLIVGWSLMFLLAAFGGKVGYPVAVGSVAAVQLLSLVPISVQGIGVLETAYIHLLDSAGVAAATVLAASLAGRILTVILVYGLHVAANLWPPHAFSLPKRP; encoded by the coding sequence ATGCAAACGATACAGCGCCTTCTCCAGATCGCCGTGGCCACGGGCCTGACCGCCTATCTCGTCGGCTCCATTGGCCCGGAAGCACTGGCGCAGACTCTCGTCTCCGCCCGCGCCGCGCCGCTCGCAGCAGCCGCCGTCATGACCACCACGGGCTTCGTCCTCAACGGGTTGTCCCTGTGGCTGCTGTTCTTCCTCGCAGCCGAGAGACCACCCCCGGCCCGGCTCTATTGGCGTGCCTTTTTCACAACCTGCTACTACGCACTTTTCCTGCCGGGCCGTGCCGGCGATTTCACCATCGCGCTCCTCCTGCGCGATGTTGTGCCCCCGGCCCACAGCCTCGTGTACGTCACCCTCGATAAGCTGATCACGCTCTTGGTCATGGTCCTGGTCGGCGGCGGCGCCGTCACCCTGCTGCTCGACCCCCGCGTCGGAGTCGCGCTCATCACAGGCGGGCTCCTCGCATTCGTTGCGGCGCTTTGGCTCGCCACCCGGCGTGGACTCCTGGCCATTCTGCTGCGTTACCGCCGTCTGCGCCGCCCCCTGGCCCGCCTCGTTCGCGTCATCAAGCTGATCCCCCACCCGGAAAGCCGCCGACTGCTCCTCGGCAACCTCGCGGTGACGCTGGTGCGGCTGCTTATCGTCGGCTGGTCGCTGATGTTTCTCCTGGCGGCGTTTGGCGGCAAGGTGGGCTACCCCGTCGCCGTCGGGTCGGTGGCGGCGGTCCAGCTGCTATCGCTGGTGCCAATCTCGGTCCAAGGCATCGGGGTGCTGGAAACGGCCTACATCCACCTCCTGGACAGCGCAGGAGTCGCCGCCGCCACCGTACTCGCGGCAAGTCTCGCCGGCCGGATTCTCACCGTAATCCTGGTCTACGGTCTCCACGTCGCCGCCAACCTGTGGCCACCCCACGCATTCAGCTTGCCGAAACGCCCATGA
- a CDS encoding pilin, with the protein MKRTQQGFTLIELMIVVAIIGILAAIAIPAYQDYTIRAKMSEVINVLTPAKASVSEYYISEGIMPADATAAGINTGTQGNYVSSMTYTRNSSANATITVTINNLDPAVDTKKVALTGVGSSSGVTWTCAPAASGGVEKKYLPASCRG; encoded by the coding sequence ATGAAGCGGACGCAGCAGGGCTTCACCCTCATCGAGCTGATGATCGTGGTGGCGATCATCGGCATCCTCGCCGCCATCGCGATCCCGGCGTATCAGGACTACACGATCCGCGCCAAGATGAGCGAGGTCATCAACGTCCTCACGCCCGCAAAGGCCTCGGTGTCGGAGTACTACATCTCCGAGGGCATCATGCCCGCCGACGCCACGGCGGCCGGGATCAACACCGGTACACAGGGCAACTATGTGTCCTCGATGACGTACACCCGCAACAGCAGCGCCAACGCCACCATTACGGTGACCATCAACAACCTGGACCCCGCGGTGGACACCAAGAAGGTCGCGCTCACGGGCGTGGGCTCGAGCAGCGGCGTGACGTGGACCTGCGCCCCCGCCGCCAGTGGCGGCGTGGAGAAGAAGTATCTCCCGGCGAGTTGCCGCGGCTGA
- a CDS encoding glycosyltransferase family 2 protein: protein MSETTLTVVLPARNEAAAIGKVVRRVRETLGDGAEILVVDDGSTDGTAAVAEAAGARVIRHPYGMGNGAAIKTGARAARGEVLVFMDADGQHDPADIPRLLTKLDEGYAMAVGARSARSQASLGRWAANGFYNRLASYMVGHRVADLTSGFRAVRAERFREFLHLLPNGFSYPTTITMAFFRAGYPVAYVPIEAAARVGRSHIRPLRDGARFLLIIFRVGTLYAPLKLFAPLAALLYVLGLGYYAYTFAAMGRFTNMSALLLTTATVIFLIGLVSEQITQLMYTARGTEAGHDNHPIPQEWRGREPAGERHDHPSGSDHEAV, encoded by the coding sequence ATGAGCGAAACGACCCTGACCGTCGTCCTCCCCGCCCGCAACGAGGCCGCCGCCATCGGCAAGGTGGTACGGCGCGTCCGGGAGACGCTCGGCGACGGGGCCGAGATCCTCGTCGTGGACGACGGATCCACCGACGGGACGGCCGCGGTGGCGGAGGCCGCCGGCGCCCGCGTCATCCGCCACCCCTATGGCATGGGCAACGGCGCGGCCATCAAGACGGGGGCCCGCGCCGCGCGGGGCGAGGTCCTGGTCTTCATGGACGCCGACGGCCAGCACGACCCCGCCGACATCCCGCGGCTTCTCACCAAGCTCGACGAGGGCTATGCGATGGCGGTGGGCGCGCGCTCGGCCCGAAGCCAGGCGAGCCTCGGCCGCTGGGCGGCCAACGGGTTCTACAACCGGCTCGCAAGCTACATGGTGGGGCATCGGGTTGCAGATCTCACCTCCGGCTTCCGCGCCGTGCGGGCCGAGAGGTTCCGCGAGTTCCTCCACCTGCTGCCCAACGGCTTCTCCTACCCCACCACCATCACCATGGCCTTCTTCCGCGCGGGCTACCCGGTGGCCTACGTCCCCATCGAAGCCGCGGCCCGCGTCGGCCGCAGCCACATCCGCCCGCTGCGCGACGGGGCGCGCTTCCTGCTCATCATCTTCCGCGTCGGCACCCTCTACGCCCCGCTCAAGCTCTTCGCGCCGCTCGCCGCGCTGCTCTATGTCCTAGGGCTCGGCTACTACGCCTACACCTTCGCCGCCATGGGCCGCTTCACCAACATGAGCGCGCTCCTGCTCACGACGGCCACGGTGATCTTCCTCATCGGGCTCGTGTCCGAGCAGATCACACAGCTCATGTACACCGCCCGCGGCACCGAGGCGGGACACGACAACCACCCCATCCCCCAGGAATGGAGGGGGCGGGAACCAGCGGGAGAGCGGCATGACCACCCAAGCGGCTCCGATCACGAAGCGGTTTGA
- a CDS encoding bactofilin family protein gives MWGRRRRRAVRVTTLIGRGTTVVGDVRFRGGLHVDGVVSGNIVAEEGAEAMLTVSEEGRIEGEVRVPVVVLNGTVLGDVHAGEHIELAPKARVSGNVYYGVIEMAAGAEVNGSLVHAPAGGPAGALTDGRERAEAAEEAPGDR, from the coding sequence ATGTGGGGTAGGAGAAGGCGGCGGGCGGTCCGCGTCACGACCCTGATCGGGCGCGGCACCACGGTGGTGGGCGATGTGCGCTTCCGCGGCGGGTTGCACGTCGACGGCGTGGTGAGCGGCAACATCGTGGCCGAGGAGGGCGCGGAGGCCATGCTCACGGTGAGCGAGGAGGGGCGGATCGAGGGGGAGGTCCGGGTCCCGGTGGTGGTCCTCAACGGCACCGTCCTCGGCGACGTCCACGCCGGCGAGCACATTGAGCTCGCGCCCAAGGCCCGGGTCAGCGGCAACGTCTACTACGGCGTGATCGAGATGGCCGCAGGCGCCGAGGTCAACGGCAGCCTCGTCCACGCCCCGGCGGGCGGTCCCGCCGGGGCCCTCACCGACGGGCGCGAGCGCGCGGAGGCGGCCGAGGAAGCGCCCGGTGATCGTTGA
- a CDS encoding anhydro-N-acetylmuramic acid kinase, translated as MRRRPALYLGLVSGTSMDGIDAAVVGFAGGRVRVVEARTTPWPPDLAARLRAAAAGRIDLDELGRLDRLVGRHLAEAAAPLLARHPVRAIGSHGQTLRHRPDADPPFTLQIGDPATLAERTGVTTVADFRRRDVAAGGEGAPLTPAFHRYAFRRHAPVAVLNLGGIANVTLIDGDGEVRAAFDTGPGNGLLDHWARTRLGAPCDRDGAAAARGRVQPALLEALLAHPYFGRPPPKSTGPEVLGPEWLEGLLRGRPEPAPEDGAATLAELTAWSAAVAVRAHLPEARRILVCGGGAHNRHLLARLAAHAAPVPVATTAAAGLDPDWVEAAAFAWLARETLASRSGSLPVATGAARAAVLGGIWPGRGGLRR; from the coding sequence ATGCGGCGCCGCCCGGCCCTCTATCTCGGTCTCGTCTCGGGCACCAGCATGGACGGCATCGACGCCGCCGTGGTCGGCTTCGCCGGCGGACGGGTGCGCGTGGTCGAGGCGCGCACCACGCCCTGGCCGCCCGACCTTGCGGCGCGGCTGCGCGCGGCCGCCGCAGGACGCATCGACCTCGACGAGCTGGGCCGGCTCGACCGCCTCGTCGGCCGGCACCTGGCCGAGGCCGCCGCGCCGCTTCTCGCCCGCCATCCCGTGCGCGCCATCGGCAGCCACGGCCAGACCCTGCGCCACCGCCCCGACGCCGACCCGCCCTTCACGCTGCAGATCGGCGATCCGGCGACGTTGGCCGAGCGCACCGGGGTGACCACGGTGGCGGACTTCCGCCGCCGCGACGTCGCCGCCGGCGGCGAGGGCGCCCCCCTCACCCCGGCCTTCCACCGCTACGCCTTCCGCCGCCACGCGCCGGTGGCGGTGCTCAACCTCGGCGGCATCGCCAACGTCACCCTCATCGACGGCGACGGGGAGGTGCGCGCCGCCTTCGACACCGGCCCCGGCAACGGCCTCCTCGACCACTGGGCCCGCACCCGCCTCGGCGCCCCCTGCGACCGCGACGGCGCCGCCGCGGCGCGCGGGCGGGTGCAGCCGGCGCTCCTGGAGGCGCTGCTCGCCCACCCCTACTTCGGGCGCCCGCCGCCCAAGAGCACGGGCCCCGAGGTGCTGGGGCCGGAGTGGCTGGAGGGGCTGCTCCGCGGCCGGCCGGAGCCTGCACCGGAGGACGGCGCCGCAACCCTCGCCGAGCTCACCGCCTGGAGCGCCGCCGTGGCCGTGCGCGCGCACCTGCCCGAGGCGCGGCGCATCCTCGTCTGCGGCGGCGGCGCCCACAACCGGCATCTGCTGGCCCGCCTCGCCGCCCACGCCGCGCCCGTACCCGTGGCCACGACGGCGGCCGCCGGGCTCGACCCGGACTGGGTGGAGGCGGCCGCCTTCGCCTGGCTTGCGCGCGAGACGCTGGCGAGCCGAAGCGGCAGCCTGCCCGTGGCCACGGGCGCGGCGCGGGCCGCCGTCCTCGGCGGGATCTGGCCCGGGCGCGGCGGGCTCAGACGGTGA
- the erpA gene encoding iron-sulfur cluster insertion protein ErpA, whose product MSGEVPVQLSDSAVRKVRRLMEEEGRGDLMLRVYITGGGCAGFQYGFTFEEQAAADDTRIERDGVVLLVDPMSLQYLQGAEIDYVESLQGAQFVVRNPNAATTCGCGSSFTV is encoded by the coding sequence ATGAGCGGCGAGGTCCCGGTGCAGCTCAGCGACAGCGCCGTGCGCAAGGTGCGCCGGCTCATGGAGGAGGAGGGGCGCGGCGATCTGATGCTGCGCGTCTACATCACCGGCGGCGGCTGCGCCGGCTTCCAGTACGGCTTCACCTTCGAGGAGCAGGCGGCGGCGGACGACACGCGCATCGAGCGCGACGGCGTCGTGCTTCTCGTCGACCCCATGAGCCTGCAGTACCTGCAGGGGGCGGAGATCGACTACGTGGAGAGCCTGCAGGGGGCGCAGTTCGTGGTGCGCAACCCCAACGCCGCCACCACCTGCGGCTGCGGCTCCTCCTTCACCGTCTGA